Part of the Virgibacillus natechei genome is shown below.
GGAATGGAACAGTTTGAAGAGAAGGTAAATGAAATGGATGTACCTTCTGCTGAAAAAGAAGCACTGCTTGCTCAATCGGCGCAAATTTCGCCAGCTGGTCTTATAAATGATTACGTTAATGACCCGGAAATGAGGGAATTTGTTAGCTCGCAGCAATTACGTAACGAAGAAGCAACAGAATTGGTTGAAGAAGGGAAACTGGATGCGTTCATTACGATTCCAGAAGGGTTCACGTACAGTGTGTTATCTTCCATGTTACTTGGAGAAGATCCTGAAAAATCCCTCATGATAAACGTGGAAGAAGAATCAACGGAAGTCCAAGTACTTGAGAATATGGTTACAAATTATATGGACACCCTTAATTACCAGTTCGCACTTGGTAGTACCGTAGAGGCTGATATGGCTGAACCGGAATTACCAGAAGGAAGCAGAGAAAACGTAGAAGGAGTCGAATCCTATACGATGCCGCAGTATTTTACAGTTGCGATTTCGGCCCTGTTTTGCTTATTTATTGCCTCAACCGTTGCGATGAAAGCAATCACAGAAAAAAGAGAGCATGTATTTAATCGAATCCTATTGACTAATAGTAAGCCATTTCATTATTTAATGGGAAAAATAGCATCAACTTTTTTCATGTCATGGATCCAACTGTTGCTCACATTTACGATTACCCAATTGATCATGGATGTGTTTTCAGGAATGGGTTTCGAGTTTTGGATAGGAACCTTTATCGTACTAACTGTCTATTCGATCGCAGTTAGTGGATTAGCTGCCCTGTTTATACCGATTACACTACGATTGGAAGACCCGAATGCAGCGAATGGTATTTTCATGATGATTATCATGGGAATGGGGATGCTCGGGGGAAGCTTCTTTCCACTTGATTTTCTTCCCGAATGGATACAGAGAATTGGAGCATGGACACCAAATGGTCTCACGCAGGTAACCCTATTAGAGTGGGTGCAGTTTGGATCTTTTGTGGGTTTAATTATACCAGTTATGTTGCTTCTGGGATTTTTTATCATCTGTCTCATTATTGGTATGTTCCTATTTCCTAGAAGGGAGAGCGTATAATGTTTCCAGTTTTTAAAGCACAATTGAAAAAAGATATACGAAAACCATTAACCATCATCCTATTTATTGTTGCCAGCATTGTCGCTACACTCCTGTTTGGAGGTAGCACCCAGCAAAGCGAAACGACCGTAGCCATTTTCAGCAGCGGACCTAACGCTGTGGAATTTGAAGAAAAATGGGAAGGTTTACTGAATCATATGGAATCTGTAACTTTTGTTATTACAGATGAAGAAAAAGCACGTGAGGATGTGGTTGAAGGAAGGCGCGATGTTGCCGTTCAGGTCATGGATAATGATTATCGACTGGTCACCTCCTCCACTATGCCTCAGGTAGAAATGATCGAACAGCAAGTGCATGAGGTATTTACCAAAGAAGCACAACTTACAGCAGCTGCAGGTAATCAGAATACGGATGAATTGCGAAATGAGCTACATCGTTATATGGAAGACCCGCCATTACAGGTTCAGACACAGTCCCTGCAGGAAGAGAATATCCAAAATTATGATATGGCCATTCAGTTATTGTTCGGTTTCACCCTTTTTAGCACAATGTTCATTATTGGATTTAAAGTCAATGGAATCACCTCAGATAAGGTGAGTGGGGTATGGGATCGCATGATTTTATCCGCTGTCAGTAAAACAAGTATGTACGCTGGACATCTGATTTATAGTTTTTGTATTGGTTTTTTTCAGATATTCATTGTGTTTCTCCTCTTTCACTATGCCTTTGGCTATGATTTAGGAAACTTTAATATGATAGTGACCATTGCAAGTATTTATACGCTGAGTATGGTCAGCCTAGCTATGTTATTTGCTGGAATATTCCGGACACCAGAACAATTTAATAATATTTTCTCTTCCGTGATTCCAATTGTTCCAATCATCAGCGGCATATACATGCCACCAGGCACCATCAGTAATCCCATTCTATTATTTATTGCAGACCTTTTCCCACTGACCCATGCAGTGGAAGCCATGACGGATGTTGCTCTTTATAATGCAAGCTGGAATGACATTGCTTTACCAATTGCCCTCATGCTTATAATCGGCGTTGTATACATGGGCATAGGAGTTAACATGGTGGAACGGAGAAAGGGATAGAATGATAAAAGATGCAAAACGTTAACAAAAGGCTCGCCTAACAAAGGCGGCCTTTTTCTATTGCTAAACATGCAAATACTGTAATAGCGGACTTTTTAAAAGCATACTCGGAATATCGCACGCAGGCTTTAATGGAGGGGAGATCGATTCAGGGTGGGGCTTCCTGATTTGGGGGCGGTTTTTTGATTTGGTGGGGTCTGTCTCCCGAATTGGGGGTGCTGTCTACCGATTTGGGCGTGCTGTCTACCGATTAGGCGGGCCCTCTCCCGTTTCGGGCGGACTGTCTCCCGAATTACTTCTCATTTGATAGGAACTTAACGATTTTACTAGTTGGCACTTTGTTAATGAAGGGCCGGTTATAGGGAAGAGAAAATTAAAGGTCACGTCTCCGCTTGAATGGCGGCGTTCTCTCCCGATTTGGGCGTGCTGTCTCCCGTTTCGGATGCGCCCCCTCCCGATTCGACTGCGCCGTCTCCCGATTTGGATGACTTCTCTCCCGGTTCGGCGTGCTCTCTCCCGATTCAACCACTCGCTCTCCCGTTAACCGGATTTTCATTAATTAAATAAGATCAAATCTACTTTTCAATCCATCTCCGCCGACCCTCATCATAAAATAACCCATACTCTCTCAACAGCCGTGTCGCTACATTTTTGGCGTTGAATTTTAAAAAGCGCATACACTCCGAATTTGTAATCCATGGGGTCACGAATAGAAGATAAGCTGCCAAGGCAGGCTTGTGTGCATCACGAAATTTCTTTTTACATTTATAACATTTCCACCCGCTGTGCACGCGCTTGATCCCTAGCACACCGCAATCCGGACACTCTACTCCTGGTAGTAAATCCGCACTTTTTATTCCATGCATCGTCATAATATCCATATCGAATTCCGTGGATTCTTTCGATATTGCATGTCCCATTTTTCTATTCTGGAAGGTAGCACCGCTAGCAAGCTGCGTATTCACATCCATTATTTTTTTAGGGATATTCGCTCCGTGTGCAACTACCTTAGCGATTATCTCTTTATCTCCTTCTACTTTAATGATGGTGCTTGGGTCACTGATCGCAATGAAATAATAAATGGGAATGTTAGGGAGGTTTCGCTCTAGAAGCCATTGTTGAAGGTTCGATTGTTGGAGTTCGACTTGGGTAATGGGGTGACTGAAACCCATTTCAACTTTCCCATCGTCGCGGGTGAATTGATCGAAGGTGGTATCAAAAATAATCGTACCGTTATAATTTTTCACATCGACAATATAAATCGCCTGCTGCGTTATAACAAGGTTGTCCATTTGAAAGGTCCGGCCCTGCACCTGCAGACAAACATCCTGTAGAATCGTGAATTCAGGAGGCAATGTCTCAAGATGATAATCTACCTGCAGCTCGCCCTTATAGCCTTTCTTCCTTTTGTTGTACTCGTGTTGCATGTCTGGTAAACGCGGGAAATTTATGTGTAACCGTGGAAGAAGTAATTCGTATTTTTTTAGGATAAGTGGTTTGGTTCGTTTTTTCATAACCTTATTCGTAATCATTTATTTTTCACTCCCGATAGGTGATTTTTTTTCTATCTTTCATCTTCCATAATATGAAGACTGATTCTGTTACTTCTTCCCACGTAATATCATCCGCGTACCTATACATTTTTCGAAACCGCTGCCATGATTTATATAGTACTTCACTTGATAATTCCGAACGATAATCCATAAAAATTAGCCTCCTTTTTGCATTTATACACTTATTATATTCCATACGTGCATGAAAGCAAAGGTTCTTTGAATGTATACGTTTATTTTGCTGACCTATTTCATCATGTTCTGTAAAATAGTATAGCTTCACAACTTATATTGTCAAAAACCAGAAAATCAATAATGTGCTCCTTTTAAAAGTTAAGATAAGCGTTTTTGGTTAACTTTTTTAATTTTTAAGGATAATATAATGGGTAAAATTAAAAATTAGGGGCTATCTAACTAATTTTGCAAATGTCATACTATGTTCGCATGTTCTTTTGCTATACTTAAGACACTAATAATAGCGGAGGTGGAGACATGCAACGGGAAGATCAAATCATTGATATGCTGGAGGGAATCCTGAGTAAGTTGGACGAGCGTAGTAAATCTGTTGAAAATCATAGCTTTAGAGATGGGAATAGGGAACCTGCTGAGAAGAACGACGGCATTTTAAAAGATTTAGCTACACAAATAGAACTTTTGCGTGAAGATGTATGGCAAAACAGGGTTGATATACATCGAATAAAAAATAAATTAGGAATCAAGTAAAGTTTTGTTATTTTGACATTGAGGTCGAAGCAAAATCTCTCCCGTTTCCGTGACGCTCTCTCCCGATTCGGGATAGCGCTCTCCCGGCTCAGAGCGCTACTCTTCCGGGTCCGGACGTCCTCACTCCGTTCCCATAATATCCTTCACCGCTTTCAGCCAGGTTGCGGCCATTAGCATATCGCCAGTCGAATTCATATGTACACCGTCTATTGTGAGTTTATATCCTTTATCCGCGTGCAAATAATTGATAAAAGCCTCGTGAGTACGCACAATCGTTGCATCAAATTTGTCAGCCATTTGATGAATGACCTCCACATATTCTTTCAATGTTTCGTTGCCAATACTATTAGCCTCCTCCTCAATGACTGTCGGCTCCATCAGCACAATAGCAGCATTCGTATGATCACGAACCTGTGCTAGTAAATCCTCGTAAATTTGCCCAAATTTATCTGGATAGATTTGCTCCATTTTCGGCTCATCCAAACGACGCCATACATCGTTGATACCAATGGATATTGTTAGCACATCCGGATTCCAGTCGATAACGTCCGCCTGCCACCTCGAAGCTAAATCACTAATTCTGTTTGCACTGATCCCATTATTCACAATTTCTGGAGATTGATGCGGATAGGCCGTTTTAAGATAATCATGGATAAGCCTTACATAACCTGTACCAATCTGCTCAGAATCTGTCCGTTTTCCTGATTCGGTTATACTGTCACCGATAAAAAGAATGCGTTTACTCGGCATATTCTCACCTCATTTTTCATAATTATAAAGTTAATTTTTACCTATTGCAATACTTGGCTCCTGCGTGGAGGAGGACTGGGTGGCTTATTGAGTGATTTTGAAGTGCTGTTACCGGTTCGGGGCGGCTCTCTCCCGATTCGACGCTCCGCTCTCCCGATTCAGGGCGGTCCTGTCCCGTTTTCGAGGTGCTGTCTCCCGTTTTGACGCTTCTCCCTCCCGGTTCGGTGCCGCTGTCTCCCGTTTCAAGCCCAATCAAAAAGAGCCTCCCCTTCAAGGCAAGCTCCATCTATTGACAACTACATGAGATTATTCTCCCAATTCAACACCCAATGCCTCAGCCATAATTTTCGGCAAATCGGTATTATCCAGATAGCCTGAAAATTCATCAGCTTCCGGGCCGTACGCGTAGACCGGAATATCGACGCCGGTGTGGTTCGTGCTTGTCCAGCCGATGAGTGCTCGGTCACTAATTATTGTGTTGATCGCCATGGCAGCATCGTCTGCTTCTTGTATTGTTTGTACTTCTGCTTCGGATAGCTCAAAGTCTGTGTATCTTTCCATAACTTCATTAACATTGGAGCGATCCTCATTTAGCTCTGAAGCCATGTGATCACCTGTTGCTGTGACATTTTTAAGAACAGAAGGGTTGATGTTCATATCAGGATTTTCACCTGTACCAACTGTCATGCCGCCTGTTTCATGGTCTCCGCCGACAACAACGAGCGTCTCGCCATCTTCTTCCGCGAATGCGATTGCTTCTTCTACAGCTGCTTCAAAAGCTGCAGTGTCTTGCATGGCCCACGCCGCATCATTATCATGGCCCGCCCAGTCGATCTGGCTGCCTTCCACCATCAGGAAAAATCCATCTTCATTTCCTTCCAAATTGCCAATTGCGCTTTCTGTCATTTCAGCAAGGCTAGGCTCTTCGGTATCAGCCCGGTGCATTTCAGGTGCAAGTGCATCATCTGCAAAAAGGCCAAGCAATTTTTCCCCGTCTTCGATATCAATCTCTGAATCTAGCAAAGCATCCCGTGTTTCCACAAATTCATAGTTTTGCTCTTCTGCTTGTTCGATCAAATTATCCGATTCCTGGTTGCCGGCTTCCGATTCAGGCAAGAAGTTATTTTTCCCACCGCCAAGCAGTACATCCACCTCGTTTGCAAGGAGTTGTGGCGCAATTGCTGTCTCATTATTGCGGTCATCCACATGAGCGGCAAAAGATGCCGGCGTTGCATGCGTAATGGTAGATGTCGCAACTAATCCGGATGCCATTCCCTCGTCCTGAGATGCTTCCAGAATCGTCTCGAGCTCGTTTCCTTCTGGATCAAGGCCGATCACGCCATTATTGGTTTTGTTTCCCGTCGCCATCGCCGTTCCCGCAGCCGCAGAATCCGTAATGCTAGAATCAGCGGAATAAGTAGTAAACATTCCTTTCATATGCTCATCCCAAACCGCATCTTCTCCTTTGTACATGCGGTAATTGGTCGCATAATCGGCATTAAAACCGTCCGGAATCATATAAATTATATTTTCTACCTTTTGATTCCCATTTCCGTTGCCATTTCCGTTCCCAGGTCCACCAGGTTGACCAGCCCAATCTGGTGGTCCAGCCCAGTCTGGAGGCCCACCCGCAGTAAATAACAGTCCCGCACTCAGTGCAACAGCCCCAACTCTTTTAAACATCCAATCTCTCCTCTCCATTTTTTGATGCAAGACAAGCATAACGCATGAATATTAAGAAGAGATTAATATAGAGTTAATTATCAGTTAATTTTCATAATTCTAAATAACTACTACTTAAGGAGGGATAATACTTTATTGTGATTGCAGCAGAATTTCTAATCACATGAGGCTTGGTTGTTCCATTCATTTATTGAGAGCTGGGGTCCTGTCTTGATTTAGACTGGGGTCCCCCGTTTCGAGGTGACGCTCTCCCGTTTTGACACCGCTCCCTCCCAAATTACTTCTCACTTGATGCGAACTTAAGGATTTTACTAGTTGGCACTTAGTTAATGAAGGGCCGGTTATAGGGAAAAAGAAAATTCAAGCGTGGACTCTATGCTTGAGTAACGGATCTATCCCGAATTCATGCACTCTCTCCCGATTGGGTGCGACTCTGATGATGAACGTTCCAGGTGATGTGCATGATCCAGTTCATGAGGCGACCTAGCGGCTGTGACGTCGCTCGACCTGGAGGTGCTGGTGCTCGAGCGAGCGGGAGATTGCTTCAATCGAGCAACAGGAGCTTCTACTCGAGCGAGAGCGAGTCTTATTCGATCGGCAGTGACGATTTTGAAGGTTGGCGCTCGACCTGGGGATGCTAGTGCTCGTCCCTAGGATGCCGGTGCTCGACCTAGAGGTGCTGGTGCTCGAGCGAGCGGGAGATTGTTTCAATCGAGCAACAGGAGCTTCTACTCGAGCGAGAGCGAGTCTTATTCGATCGGTAGCGATGATTTTGAAGGTTGCCGCTCGACCTGGGGATGCTAGTGCTCGTCCCTAGGATGCCGGTGCTCGACCTAGAGGTGCTGGTGCTCGAGCGAGCGGGAGATTGCTTCAATCGAGCAACAGGAGCTTCTACTCGAGCGAGAGCGAGTCTTATTCGATCGGTAGCGATGATTTTGAAGGTTGGCGCTCGACCTGGGAAGGGCGGTGCTCGAGCTGAACATCCGCCCGCTCGACCTGGGGATGCTAGTGCTCGACTCTGGGGTGCTCTCGCTCGACCTAAAAAGGCTGACGCGCGGCACGATGGATCTCGCTCTCAAACTCTTTCCCGCTCCAGTTAGCAATCCACCAATTTTCTACTAATCTTTGCACGCCGCTTAAAATCACTTTTCCCAGCGCCGTCGCTTTGCGTTATAAACCAATTTGGATTTTTTCAATAGCCTGGTTACTATGTTTCTGGATTCAACCTGAAGCCACCATCTACACTCCGAATTCGTTATCCATGTATTTCCAAGTAGCATATAATCATTGAGCGTTTGTTCATGCGCATGAGGTGAACGGTGATTACATTTCCTGCATCGCCAATTGTTATAAATCCGCTCCATGCCCAACACCCTGCACGCCGGACACTGTACACCCGGAAGCAGGTCACTCATTTTCACATCATGCCGCTTCATGATGTCAATATCATAGTCCAAGCATTCCTTCCGTATCATCGTTCCAATTGTACGATCCTGCAATGCAGCATGCGCCGGGAGTTGCTTGTTGAGCTCCAATATTTTCCTTGGAATATGTGCCCCGTGAGCAACCACCTTGGAAATTTCCTCTCTATCTCCTTCTACTTTAATGATCGTGCTTGGATCACTGATTGCAATAAAGGAATAAATCGGGATGCTGGGAATTTTTTTCTCTTGAAGCCATTGTTGAAGATGAAGCCGTTGGAGTTCTGCCTGCGATATAGGATGACTGAATCCTGTTTCCGATTCACCATTGTCGCGAGTAAATTGATCGAGGATGGTGTCAAAAATAAGCGTGCCCTGAAAATTTTTCACTTCCACTTTGAACATCGCGCTTTGTGTAATAATGAGATTATCTATCTGAAATGTCCTGCCCTGAACCTTGAGGCATACATCGTGAAGAATCAGAAACGGATGAGACAAAATCTGCTCAAGATGATAATCAACCTGCAGTTCTCCCTCGTATCCTTTCTTACTTTTTTGGTATTCCTGTTGCACATCCTTAAAACGTGGAAAATTCCGCTTCAAATACACCATGAGGATTTCATATTTTTTAAGTACAAGAGGTTTCTTCCGTCCTTTCATAATGTTTAACTCCTTTTATTTAAAGTACTGGGGGATCCTTCAGAGTATAATTGCAATTTGTTAATTATGCAATTATCAAAAAATAGAAAATACCGAAACAAAACAGACTAAAATAAGCTTTTTAAACCACCTTATTTAATTTTACACATACTATCACACGGAAAAATGTAAAATTGATTGTATTCTATTTAATTTTACATCTTTCTGGAGGTGTTGGCGCTCGACCTAGAAGTGCTGATGCGCGAGCGAGAGAGGGAGTTTTTAAGCCTGGCGCTCGACCTGGAGGTGCTCTTGCTCGACCTAGAGGGGCTGGTGCTCGACCTGAAGATCCTCCCGCGCGAGCGAGCGGGAGGATGGTTTACTCGAGCGGGACAGCGACTCACTCGAGCGACAGGAGATTCTATTCGAGCGAAAGAGGGAGTTTTTAAGCTTGGTGCTCGACCCAGAGGTGGTCTTGCTCGACCTGGAGGGGCTGGTGCTCGTCCCTGGGATGCTCCCGCTCGACCTAAAGAGGCTCCCGCTCGACCCGACACGCTCCTCTCCTGGTTCCGTTCCGCTAAAATTACTTCTCACTCGATGCGAACTTAACGATTTTACTAGTTAGCACTTAGTTAATAAAGGGCCGGTTATAGGGAAAAAGAAAATTTAAGTGTAGACGCTCGGTTCGGGGCTGAGCTCACCCGTTTCGATGTGCGCTATCCCGATTTGAGGCGGCTGCCTCCCGTTTCGACGTGCTCTCCCGATTCAGTGCAGTTCTCTCCCGATTCGAAGCCCCCTCTCCCGATCCTCCCCCCCATACCATTCACTGCAACAGTATTCCTTTCGCTTCCAAATCGCGACAGGCTGCTTCGATCTTGTCCATGGAATCAGCCTCCAGTGTATGGAGGTGGATTCCGTTCGTTAATTCCAGCAAATAGGCTGCATTGGTTTCATTTACGCGTTGAATAAATTGATCGACTTCCTTACGATTGCTGACTCGGACTGATGCGGTTAGATCACCATATACGCCGTGTTCGATGATCACATTAGAAACTCTCACCCCGTGATCGACGATGGTCGTAAGCTCTTCCCATGTTTGTTCAGATGTATGATTACAGGCAATGATATGGCGATAGACCGCTTCTTCAGATTCCTGTTTCAAATAGATGTATCCTTGACTTGTAGCAACGATCGGTTCATCTTTTGCTTTTAAGAGGGAAACGTCCTGCACAATAACCTGCCTACTTACATTCGCCTCTGCCGCAAAGGATTTTCCAGTAATGGGATCAGCACTCTCTTTCAATCGTTCTAAAATAAGGGCACGGCGGTCCGCACCTGAAATTTTACGATCATCTTTCATTTAGAATCCTCCTTTCTTTCGGTGAAAATTTTATTATCGTTCAATGAGCAGGCTGTGCGTCATAAATTCCCGATTTCTCAC
Proteins encoded:
- a CDS encoding alkaline phosphatase; protein product: MFKRVGAVALSAGLLFTAGGPPDWAGPPDWAGQPGGPGNGNGNGNGNQKVENIIYMIPDGFNADYATNYRMYKGEDAVWDEHMKGMFTTYSADSSITDSAAAGTAMATGNKTNNGVIGLDPEGNELETILEASQDEGMASGLVATSTITHATPASFAAHVDDRNNETAIAPQLLANEVDVLLGGGKNNFLPESEAGNQESDNLIEQAEEQNYEFVETRDALLDSEIDIEDGEKLLGLFADDALAPEMHRADTEEPSLAEMTESAIGNLEGNEDGFFLMVEGSQIDWAGHDNDAAWAMQDTAAFEAAVEEAIAFAEEDGETLVVVGGDHETGGMTVGTGENPDMNINPSVLKNVTATGDHMASELNEDRSNVNEVMERYTDFELSEAEVQTIQEADDAAMAINTIISDRALIGWTSTNHTGVDIPVYAYGPEADEFSGYLDNTDLPKIMAEALGVELGE
- a CDS encoding nuclease-related domain-containing protein, coding for MKGRKKPLVLKKYEILMVYLKRNFPRFKDVQQEYQKSKKGYEGELQVDYHLEQILSHPFLILHDVCLKVQGRTFQIDNLIITQSAMFKVEVKNFQGTLIFDTILDQFTRDNGESETGFSHPISQAELQRLHLQQWLQEKKIPSIPIYSFIAISDPSTIIKVEGDREEISKVVAHGAHIPRKILELNKQLPAHAALQDRTIGTMIRKECLDYDIDIMKRHDVKMSDLLPGVQCPACRVLGMERIYNNWRCRKCNHRSPHAHEQTLNDYMLLGNTWITNSECRWWLQVESRNIVTRLLKKSKLVYNAKRRRWEK
- a CDS encoding NERD domain-containing protein → MITNKVMKKRTKPLILKKYELLLPRLHINFPRLPDMQHEYNKRKKGYKGELQVDYHLETLPPEFTILQDVCLQVQGRTFQMDNLVITQQAIYIVDVKNYNGTIIFDTTFDQFTRDDGKVEMGFSHPITQVELQQSNLQQWLLERNLPNIPIYYFIAISDPSTIIKVEGDKEIIAKVVAHGANIPKKIMDVNTQLASGATFQNRKMGHAISKESTEFDMDIMTMHGIKSADLLPGVECPDCGVLGIKRVHSGWKCYKCKKKFRDAHKPALAAYLLFVTPWITNSECMRFLKFNAKNVATRLLREYGLFYDEGRRRWIEK
- a CDS encoding ABC transporter permease, with amino-acid sequence MFPVFKAQLKKDIRKPLTIILFIVASIVATLLFGGSTQQSETTVAIFSSGPNAVEFEEKWEGLLNHMESVTFVITDEEKAREDVVEGRRDVAVQVMDNDYRLVTSSTMPQVEMIEQQVHEVFTKEAQLTAAAGNQNTDELRNELHRYMEDPPLQVQTQSLQEENIQNYDMAIQLLFGFTLFSTMFIIGFKVNGITSDKVSGVWDRMILSAVSKTSMYAGHLIYSFCIGFFQIFIVFLLFHYAFGYDLGNFNMIVTIASIYTLSMVSLAMLFAGIFRTPEQFNNIFSSVIPIVPIISGIYMPPGTISNPILLFIADLFPLTHAVEAMTDVALYNASWNDIALPIALMLIIGVVYMGIGVNMVERRKG
- a CDS encoding ABC transporter permease yields the protein MGSFFKKDLLVFWRDRKEIFASLTLPIALILVLNIAFSGLLDEEAESVDIDVAIVQEDNESIGMEQFEEKVNEMDVPSAEKEALLAQSAQISPAGLINDYVNDPEMREFVSSQQLRNEEATELVEEGKLDAFITIPEGFTYSVLSSMLLGEDPEKSLMINVEEESTEVQVLENMVTNYMDTLNYQFALGSTVEADMAEPELPEGSRENVEGVESYTMPQYFTVAISALFCLFIASTVAMKAITEKREHVFNRILLTNSKPFHYLMGKIASTFFMSWIQLLLTFTITQLIMDVFSGMGFEFWIGTFIVLTVYSIAVSGLAALFIPITLRLEDPNAANGIFMMIIMGMGMLGGSFFPLDFLPEWIQRIGAWTPNGLTQVTLLEWVQFGSFVGLIIPVMLLLGFFIICLIIGMFLFPRRESV
- a CDS encoding SGNH/GDSL hydrolase family protein encodes the protein MPSKRILFIGDSITESGKRTDSEQIGTGYVRLIHDYLKTAYPHQSPEIVNNGISANRISDLASRWQADVIDWNPDVLTISIGINDVWRRLDEPKMEQIYPDKFGQIYEDLLAQVRDHTNAAIVLMEPTVIEEEANSIGNETLKEYVEVIHQMADKFDATIVRTHEAFINYLHADKGYKLTIDGVHMNSTGDMLMAATWLKAVKDIMGTE
- a CDS encoding transcription repressor NadR; this translates as MKDDRKISGADRRALILERLKESADPITGKSFAAEANVSRQVIVQDVSLLKAKDEPIVATSQGYIYLKQESEEAVYRHIIACNHTSEQTWEELTTIVDHGVRVSNVIIEHGVYGDLTASVRVSNRKEVDQFIQRVNETNAAYLLELTNGIHLHTLEADSMDKIEAACRDLEAKGILLQ